One Flavobacterium cerinum genomic window, ATTGCATTCGACCTTGTTTACAACCCGGAAGAAACCGAATTTTTACATCGGGCCAAATCGCATGGCGCCAAAACCAAAAACGGATATGAAATGCTCGTTTTTCAAGCCGAAAAAGCCTGGGAAATCTGGAACAAAAAATAAAATAGAGACTGTTTTCGGACAGTCTTTTTCATTTCTTTATCCTTACAAAAAGGATTAATAAGTTTATATCAAAATAGCAATAAATTCATATTTACATATCAAAAATACACATTTAATACTAATTTTCTTTTGAATTATCCATTAGCTTTTAGTATCTTTCCACTCAATTAATGTTAAACTTAAGCATTTCAACAATGTTAGAAGAAAAGAATGATAACCTGCCGGAGGCAGACGGACAGGAACAAATTAAAAGTGAAGAAACCGTTCCAACAGCTAATCACTCGGCTATAGAAGCCATCGAAAATTCAAATGCCGAAGAAGGAGAAGATGATTCGATTTCAGAAGGACATGATATCCCGATGCTCAATTATGAAGCCATGTCAATGGAGGAACTGGCTACAGAACTAGACAAACTGGTCTCTAATCAGAAAGTGATGTCCATTCGAAATCACGTAGAAGAAATCAGAAAAGACTTTATGGCCAAATATCATCATTTTATCGATGAGAAAAGAGATGAATACAGCCATGAGAATAACGGAGACACTACCGGCTTTGACTACCACTATCCGTTAAAAAACAAATTCGATAGCACATATAACAAATACAGAGAACTCAAAAATCAACACTTCAAGCTATTACAGAACAATCTAAAACACAATCTGGATGTTCGTCAGGCGATTATTGAGGAGTTAAAGGGGCTGATAGACAATCCGGGAGAAAGTATTCAGGAAACATTAAAAAATGTGAATGAATTACGCGATCGCTGGAAAAATGCAGGACCGATTCCGCGAGACAAATACAATCACGTATGGAATAATTTTCATTTCCATATTGAACGCTTCTATGATCACTTACATTTAGACCGTGAGGCGCGTGATTTAGACTTCAAACACAATCTGGAGCAAAAACAAAAAATCATCGCTCGTGTCGAAGAATTATTAAACGAGAGCGATATCCCTAAAGCATTTCGCGAATTACAATCGTTACATAAAATCTGGAAAGAAGAAATCGGCCCGGTATCCCGTGATCACCGTGAAGAACTATGGAACCGATTCAGCGAGTTAACCAAGCAATTGCACGACAAGCGCGAGGCATTACTTGTAAAAGCCAAAGAGAAAGAAGAAGAGAACCTAGCCAAGAAGAAAGAAATCATTGCGCAAATTGAAGCAATTTCTAATGAAACGATCACAGCACATAGTGCCTGGCAAGGTCAGATTGAAAAAATAGAAAATCTGAGAACCGCATTCTTCCAAACCGGAAAAGTTCCATTGGAAGTAAATGAAGAAACCTGGACCGCTTTTAAAAATGCTGTACGTAATTTTAACGCACAGAAAAATGCCTTCTACAAAGACATTAAAAAAGACCAACAGGACAATCTGAATAAAAAACTGGCATTGGTTGAAAAAGCAAATGCATTAAAAGACAATGAAGATTTTAATGCTACTACTCCAATCATGAAGCAAATTCAGGAAGAATGGAAGAAAATCGGGCATGTCCCGCGCAAATATTCCGACAGTATCTGGAAAGACTTTAAAGATGCCTGCAATCATTATTTCGACAAGCTACACGCTAAACGCAATGAAGCTAACTCGGAAGAAATAGACGCCTTTGAAAAGAAAAAAGACTATCTGGAACAATTAAGAGAATTCCAGCTAACCGGAGAACACAAAGCCGATCTGGACGCCATCAAACAACATATTGAAAACTGGAAGACTTTCGGACGTGTGCCACATGCCAGACGTCATATCGAGGGCAAATTCAACAAGATTCTGGATGCTTTATTCGACAAGTTGAGTTTATCGAAAAAAGAGGCGGAAATGGTTAAATTCAATAATCGACTGGAACAACTGGCCGACAGTGATGACTCCCGAAAACTGGAAAATGAACAAATCTTTATTATGCGTAAGATTGACGAAGTTCAGGGTGAAATCTTCCAATTGGAAAACAACATCCAGTTTATCTCAAATGCCAAGGCCGATAATCCTTTTATTAAAGAAATCAATAAAAACATTGATCGTCATAAAGAAGAATTAAAAACCTGGAAAGAAAAACTAAAACAGATTCGTAGTTTAAAACAACAGGAATAAATAAAAAAGACCGGATATTATGTCCGGTCTTTTTTTATACACACAAAAAAACCGCTTTAAAAGCGGTTTTTAATTTTTTATGATTAGTCGATTTTAAATCGTTTTCTATCATTTTCATTTAAATAGATCTTACGAAGACGTAATGATTTAGGTGTTACCTCTACATATTCATCTTTTTGGATATATTCTAACGCTTCCTCTAATGAGAATTTGATTGCCGGAATAATTCTTGCTTTATCATCAGCTCCGGAAGAACGTACGTTGGTTAATTTTTTCGTTTTAGTTACGTTAACCACCATATCATCACCACGTGAATTCTCACCAATTACCTGACCTTCGTAGATATCTTCGTTCGGATCAACAAAGAACTTACCTCGATCCTGTAATTTATCAATTGAGTAAGGAATTGCTTTTCCGTTCTCCATTGAAATAAGTGATCCGTTGATACGTCCTGCAATCTCACCTTTAAAAGGTTGGTATTCCAGGAATCGGTGTGCCATAATTGCTTCACCGGCAGTCGCTGTTAACAATTGGTTACGCAATCCGATGATTCCACGTGACGGAATGTTGAATTTAACAATCATACGATCCCCTTTCGGCTCCATACTCAACATTTCTCCTTTACGCACCGTTACAAATTCAACTGCACGACCGGAAAGATTTTCAGGTAAATCGATTGTTAATTCCTCAACCGGCTCACACTTAACACCATCAACTTCTTTGATGATTACTTGCGGCTGACCGATTTGAAGCTCATATCCTTCACGACGCATTGTTTCAATTAAAACTGATAAATGTAGTACTCCACGTCCGAAAACCATGAATTTATCAGCACTATCCGTTTCATTAACACGTAACGCTAAGTTTTTCTCTAATTCTTTATTCAATCTGTCTTTAATGTGACGAGAAGTAACAAATTTTCCTTCTTTTCCGAAGAAAGGTGAGTCGTTAATTGTAAACAACATACTCATTGTAGGCTCATCGATAGCAATTGTTGCCAATGCTTCCGGGTTTTCAAAATCAGCAACCGTATCCCCGATTTCAAATCCTTCTAAACCAACAATAGCACAGATATCACCCGCTACCACATGATCAATTTTTCTTCTTCCAATTCCTTCAAAAACGTGTAATTCTTTGATTTTAGATTTGATGATTTTACCATCGCGTTTTACCAAAGACACATTCATTCCTTCTTTTAATTCACCTCTTTGTAAACGTCCGATAGCGATACGTCCAGTAAAGTTAGAGAAGTCCAAAGAAGTAATTAGCATTTGCGGTGTACCTTCCGAAACTTTTGGCGCCGGAATGTGCTCCAATACCATATCTAATAATGGCTCGATGTTTTCTGTCTGATTCTTCCAGTCAGTCGACATCCAGTTATTTTTAGCTGATCCGTAAACGGTTGGGAAATCCAACTGCCACTCTTCAGCCCCTAATTCAAACATTAAGTCAAATACTTTTTCATGAACTTCTTCCGGAGTACAGTTTTCTTTATCCACTTTGTTTACAACCACACATGGTTTTAATCCTAAGTCGATTGCTTTCTGTAATACGAAACGGGTTTGCGGCATCGGACCTTCGAAAGCATCCACAAGCAACAATACACCATCAGCCATATTCAATACACGTTCTACCTCACCACCAAAGTCGGCGTGGCCCGGAGTATCGATAATATTAATCTTCGTTCCTTTGTAGGTTACCGATACGTTTTTAGAGGTAATCGTAATTCCTCTTTCACGTTCCAAATCGTTATTATCAAGGATTAAGTCTCCGGTATTCTCGTTTTCACGGAATAACTGACAATGATACATGATCTTGTCAACCAAAGTTGTTTTACCGTGGTCAACGTGAGCGATAATTGCAATGTTTCTAATAGATGTCATAAAAAAATTTTGAGGGTGCGAAATTACAATTTATTTTTTATATAAACACGCTAATTTTTAAGCAGTTAGCAAAAAATAACAAAATGATAACAACAAAAAAAGCCCTCATCAAAGAGAGCTTGGTATTATATCGTGTTTCAATTAGCGAATTATGCTAATTTAGCTACGTGCTTCGTTAATTTAGATTTCAAGTTAGAAGCTTTGTTATCATGGATAACATTTTTCTTAGCTAACTTGTCAATCATAGAGATAACAGCAGACAATTTAGCTGATGCTTCTGCTTTATCAGTTGCTAAACGTAGAGCTTTAATAGCGTTACGTGTAGTTTTATGTTGGTATCTGTTTAATACTCTTTTCTTTTCGTTGCTTCTGATTCTTTTTAAAGCCGACTTATGATTTGCCATTTTCTTAAAATTGATTAAGTCTTTTTACATTTCTTTTTTTCGTA contains:
- a CDS encoding DUF349 domain-containing protein, producing MLEEKNDNLPEADGQEQIKSEETVPTANHSAIEAIENSNAEEGEDDSISEGHDIPMLNYEAMSMEELATELDKLVSNQKVMSIRNHVEEIRKDFMAKYHHFIDEKRDEYSHENNGDTTGFDYHYPLKNKFDSTYNKYRELKNQHFKLLQNNLKHNLDVRQAIIEELKGLIDNPGESIQETLKNVNELRDRWKNAGPIPRDKYNHVWNNFHFHIERFYDHLHLDREARDLDFKHNLEQKQKIIARVEELLNESDIPKAFRELQSLHKIWKEEIGPVSRDHREELWNRFSELTKQLHDKREALLVKAKEKEEENLAKKKEIIAQIEAISNETITAHSAWQGQIEKIENLRTAFFQTGKVPLEVNEETWTAFKNAVRNFNAQKNAFYKDIKKDQQDNLNKKLALVEKANALKDNEDFNATTPIMKQIQEEWKKIGHVPRKYSDSIWKDFKDACNHYFDKLHAKRNEANSEEIDAFEKKKDYLEQLREFQLTGEHKADLDAIKQHIENWKTFGRVPHARRHIEGKFNKILDALFDKLSLSKKEAEMVKFNNRLEQLADSDDSRKLENEQIFIMRKIDEVQGEIFQLENNIQFISNAKADNPFIKEINKNIDRHKEELKTWKEKLKQIRSLKQQE
- the typA gene encoding translational GTPase TypA; amino-acid sequence: MTSIRNIAIIAHVDHGKTTLVDKIMYHCQLFRENENTGDLILDNNDLERERGITITSKNVSVTYKGTKINIIDTPGHADFGGEVERVLNMADGVLLLVDAFEGPMPQTRFVLQKAIDLGLKPCVVVNKVDKENCTPEEVHEKVFDLMFELGAEEWQLDFPTVYGSAKNNWMSTDWKNQTENIEPLLDMVLEHIPAPKVSEGTPQMLITSLDFSNFTGRIAIGRLQRGELKEGMNVSLVKRDGKIIKSKIKELHVFEGIGRRKIDHVVAGDICAIVGLEGFEIGDTVADFENPEALATIAIDEPTMSMLFTINDSPFFGKEGKFVTSRHIKDRLNKELEKNLALRVNETDSADKFMVFGRGVLHLSVLIETMRREGYELQIGQPQVIIKEVDGVKCEPVEELTIDLPENLSGRAVEFVTVRKGEMLSMEPKGDRMIVKFNIPSRGIIGLRNQLLTATAGEAIMAHRFLEYQPFKGEIAGRINGSLISMENGKAIPYSIDKLQDRGKFFVDPNEDIYEGQVIGENSRGDDMVVNVTKTKKLTNVRSSGADDKARIIPAIKFSLEEALEYIQKDEYVEVTPKSLRLRKIYLNENDRKRFKID
- the rpsT gene encoding 30S ribosomal protein S20, which translates into the protein MANHKSALKRIRSNEKKRVLNRYQHKTTRNAIKALRLATDKAEASAKLSAVISMIDKLAKKNVIHDNKASNLKSKLTKHVAKLA